One genomic segment of Scylla paramamosain isolate STU-SP2022 chromosome 9, ASM3559412v1, whole genome shotgun sequence includes these proteins:
- the LOC135103371 gene encoding exocyst complex component 7-like isoform X1, translated as MMIEQNLEKKLNVTKQLEKEVNQLASVRDILGRSSQVATNVGNILDSFEHRLARLETTILPLYQQTGNLQRRQLNTEKTLQELDHVIGYYNVAGQVESLVKERPSSIGVPQYLQAMDRLAETCKYFEQNKPESVEIENVTSLFEIGTDALGKEFRDELKKYQKPVPPVTTLELLEEEEINEETLSGVELVPPGVREDLRAIAAWLDKHNNTDRLTVYAKLRSDALKQSLRALRDYQRSSSMERGQGTGSLNSPGPLRGRLTKVDSTSKSRTLKISNKANRILQKAITGHVSSRRQGSPGHPSYPLHGTLTSPHELFPEVWVPTEGLEDTEVELYLNQVSALHCLAFAEYLLAQQLVPEDRVTRTFEMILKDPMDQLVTEGEGLATQARRSVSRGDYQAMLSVLAMLRHVTNIQPEYDRLLTNCQTSIRAKFAAIIHMLQETCVKALEGFVDSVKSDGERGLPKDGTVHQITSNALIFTEQLLDYTPTLAPILQRDMLLTNALSNLPRNADASLQAKALLGAYVKRVLANLCLAFVSRSETYSDATLRAIFRLNNYNYILKTLLNSELLNLVALVEPQCDKMYNDQIMEQKRLYSQSWSRVLHYLNPEDMPPSVIQAGKLRDKDRQLIKEAFAGFNKEMEEMSRVQRSYSIPDRELRESLKRDNMEYILPKYQAFYDRYVNVAFTKNTEKYIKYSPADVSNMVDKFFDVAA; from the exons GAAGTCAATCAATTAGCATCTGTGCGAGATATACTGGGACGCTCCAGTCAGGTGGCCACCAATGTGGGAAACATCTTGGACTCTTTTGAGCACCGTCTGGCTCGGCTTGAAACAACCATCTTGCCTCTCTACCAACAGACTGGCAACCTCCAGCGTCGACAACTCA ACACAGAGAAGACATTGCAAGAATTAGACCATGTGATTGGTTACTACAATGTGGCGGGCCAAGTGGAGAGTCTGGTGAAGGAGAGACCCAGCAGTATTGGGGTGCCTCAGTATCTCCAGGCCATGGACCGCCTAGCTGAAACCTGCAAATACTTTGAACAGAATAAACCCGAGAGTGTAGAAATTGAAAATGTG ACCTCACTATTTGAAATTGGGACTGATGCTCTGGGCAAAGAGTTCCGGGATGAACTCAAGAAGTACCAGAAACCAGTGCCACCAGTGACCACCCTggagctgctggaggaggaag aaataaatgaagaaacttTGAGTGGTGTTGAACTTGTTCCTCCTGGAGTGCGAGAAGACTTGAGGGCCATTGCAGCCTGGCTGgacaaacacaataacacagACAGGCTTACCGTCTATGCAAAACTACGTTCAGATGCTCTTAAACAGAGTCTAAGG GCCCTGCGAGACTACcagcgcagcagcagcatggAGCGAGGGCAGGGGACGGGGTCACTGAATTCGCCTGGACCTCTTCGTGGGAGACTGACTAAAGTAGACAGTACCAGCAAGAGTCGAACACTAAAGATTTCAAACAA GGCAAACAGAATACTGCAAAAAGCCATCACAGGCCACGTGTCTTCCCGCAGACAAGGTTCTCCTGGACATCCTTCATACCCCCTGCATGGCACCCTCACCTCCCCGCATG AATTGTTTCCTGAAGTCTGGGTCCCAACAGAAGGCTTGGAGGACACAGAGGTTGAACTTTACCTCAACCAG GTCTCTGCACTGCACTGTCTAGCATTTGCTGAGTACCTTCTTGCTCAGCAGCTTGTTCCCGAAGACAGAGTTACTCGCACATTTGAAATGATCCTCAAGGACCCAATGGACCAGCTGGTCACAGAGGGAGAG GGTTTAGCAACTCAAGCTCGAAGGAGTGTGAGCCGAGGAGACTACCAGGCAATGCTGTCAGTGCTGGCCATGCTTCGCCACGTCACCAACATCCAGCCTGAGTATGACCGTCTGCTGACCAACTGCCAGACATCTATTCGGGCCAAGTTTGCTGCAATTATCCACATGCTGCAAGAAACT TGTGTCAAGGCACTGGAGGGCTTTGTGGACAGTGTGAAGAGCGACGGTGAGCGAGGGCTGCCCAAGGACGGAACAGTGCACCAGATCACCAGCAATGCTCTTATATTCACCGAGCAGCTGCTGGACTATACACCAACACTTGCACCAATCCTCCAGAGGGACATGCTTCTCACAAATGCACTTTCCAATCTACCCAGGAATGCAGATGCCTCTCTCCAGGCTAAGGCTTTACTTGGGGCTTATGTCA AGAGAGTGTTGGCAAACCTTTGTCTGGCCTTTGTTAGCAGAAGTGAAACCTACAGTGATGCTACCTTGAGGGCAATATTCCGTCTCAATAACTACAACTACATTCTGAAGACGCTGCTTAATTCTGAACTGCTCAATTTAGTGGCTCTTGTTGAACCTCAGTGTGACAAAATGTACAATGATCAGATTATGGAGCAGAAAAGATTATATTCACAAag CTGGAGTCGTGTTCTCCATTACTTGAACCCTGAAGACATGCCGCCTTCCGTCATTCAGGCTGGAAAGCTGCGGGACAAAGACAGACAGCTTATTAAGGAAGCATTTGCT GGCTTCaacaaggagatggaggaaatgtCTCGAGTGCAGCGGAGTTATTCCATCCCTGACCGTGAGCTGCGGGAGAGCCTCAAGAGGGACAACATGGAGTACATTCTGCCTAAGTACCAGGCCTTCTATGATAG GTACGTCAATGTTGCCTTCACAAAGAACACAGAGAAGTACATCAAGTATTCCCCTGCAGATGTCTCCAATATGGTGGACAAGTTCTTCGATGTGGCAGCGTAA
- the LOC135103371 gene encoding exocyst complex component 7-like isoform X3, which translates to MMIEQNLEKKLNVTKQLEKEVNQLASVRDILGRSSQVATNVGNILDSFEHRLARLETTILPLYQQTGNLQRRQLNTEKTLQELDHVIGYYNVAGQVESLVKERPSSIGVPQYLQAMDRLAETCKYFEQNKPESVEIENVTSLFEIGTDALGKEFRDELKKYQKPVPPVTTLELLEEEEINEETLSGVELVPPGVREDLRAIAAWLDKHNNTDRLTVYAKLRSDALKQSLRALRDYQRSSSMERGQGTGSLNSPGPLRGRLTKVDSTSKSRTLKISNKANRILQKAITGHVSSRRQELFPEVWVPTEGLEDTEVELYLNQVSALHCLAFAEYLLAQQLVPEDRVTRTFEMILKDPMDQLVTEGEGLATQARRSVSRGDYQAMLSVLAMLRHVTNIQPEYDRLLTNCQTSIRAKFAAIIHMLQETCVKALEGFVDSVKSDGERGLPKDGTVHQITSNALIFTEQLLDYTPTLAPILQRDMLLTNALSNLPRNADASLQAKALLGAYVKRVLANLCLAFVSRSETYSDATLRAIFRLNNYNYILKTLLNSELLNLVALVEPQCDKMYNDQIMEQKRLYSQSWSRVLHYLNPEDMPPSVIQAGKLRDKDRQLIKEAFAGFNKEMEEMSRVQRSYSIPDRELRESLKRDNMEYILPKYQAFYDRYVNVAFTKNTEKYIKYSPADVSNMVDKFFDVAA; encoded by the exons GAAGTCAATCAATTAGCATCTGTGCGAGATATACTGGGACGCTCCAGTCAGGTGGCCACCAATGTGGGAAACATCTTGGACTCTTTTGAGCACCGTCTGGCTCGGCTTGAAACAACCATCTTGCCTCTCTACCAACAGACTGGCAACCTCCAGCGTCGACAACTCA ACACAGAGAAGACATTGCAAGAATTAGACCATGTGATTGGTTACTACAATGTGGCGGGCCAAGTGGAGAGTCTGGTGAAGGAGAGACCCAGCAGTATTGGGGTGCCTCAGTATCTCCAGGCCATGGACCGCCTAGCTGAAACCTGCAAATACTTTGAACAGAATAAACCCGAGAGTGTAGAAATTGAAAATGTG ACCTCACTATTTGAAATTGGGACTGATGCTCTGGGCAAAGAGTTCCGGGATGAACTCAAGAAGTACCAGAAACCAGTGCCACCAGTGACCACCCTggagctgctggaggaggaag aaataaatgaagaaacttTGAGTGGTGTTGAACTTGTTCCTCCTGGAGTGCGAGAAGACTTGAGGGCCATTGCAGCCTGGCTGgacaaacacaataacacagACAGGCTTACCGTCTATGCAAAACTACGTTCAGATGCTCTTAAACAGAGTCTAAGG GCCCTGCGAGACTACcagcgcagcagcagcatggAGCGAGGGCAGGGGACGGGGTCACTGAATTCGCCTGGACCTCTTCGTGGGAGACTGACTAAAGTAGACAGTACCAGCAAGAGTCGAACACTAAAGATTTCAAACAA GGCAAACAGAATACTGCAAAAAGCCATCACAGGCCACGTGTCTTCCCGCAGACAAG AATTGTTTCCTGAAGTCTGGGTCCCAACAGAAGGCTTGGAGGACACAGAGGTTGAACTTTACCTCAACCAG GTCTCTGCACTGCACTGTCTAGCATTTGCTGAGTACCTTCTTGCTCAGCAGCTTGTTCCCGAAGACAGAGTTACTCGCACATTTGAAATGATCCTCAAGGACCCAATGGACCAGCTGGTCACAGAGGGAGAG GGTTTAGCAACTCAAGCTCGAAGGAGTGTGAGCCGAGGAGACTACCAGGCAATGCTGTCAGTGCTGGCCATGCTTCGCCACGTCACCAACATCCAGCCTGAGTATGACCGTCTGCTGACCAACTGCCAGACATCTATTCGGGCCAAGTTTGCTGCAATTATCCACATGCTGCAAGAAACT TGTGTCAAGGCACTGGAGGGCTTTGTGGACAGTGTGAAGAGCGACGGTGAGCGAGGGCTGCCCAAGGACGGAACAGTGCACCAGATCACCAGCAATGCTCTTATATTCACCGAGCAGCTGCTGGACTATACACCAACACTTGCACCAATCCTCCAGAGGGACATGCTTCTCACAAATGCACTTTCCAATCTACCCAGGAATGCAGATGCCTCTCTCCAGGCTAAGGCTTTACTTGGGGCTTATGTCA AGAGAGTGTTGGCAAACCTTTGTCTGGCCTTTGTTAGCAGAAGTGAAACCTACAGTGATGCTACCTTGAGGGCAATATTCCGTCTCAATAACTACAACTACATTCTGAAGACGCTGCTTAATTCTGAACTGCTCAATTTAGTGGCTCTTGTTGAACCTCAGTGTGACAAAATGTACAATGATCAGATTATGGAGCAGAAAAGATTATATTCACAAag CTGGAGTCGTGTTCTCCATTACTTGAACCCTGAAGACATGCCGCCTTCCGTCATTCAGGCTGGAAAGCTGCGGGACAAAGACAGACAGCTTATTAAGGAAGCATTTGCT GGCTTCaacaaggagatggaggaaatgtCTCGAGTGCAGCGGAGTTATTCCATCCCTGACCGTGAGCTGCGGGAGAGCCTCAAGAGGGACAACATGGAGTACATTCTGCCTAAGTACCAGGCCTTCTATGATAG GTACGTCAATGTTGCCTTCACAAAGAACACAGAGAAGTACATCAAGTATTCCCCTGCAGATGTCTCCAATATGGTGGACAAGTTCTTCGATGTGGCAGCGTAA
- the LOC135103371 gene encoding exocyst complex component 7-like isoform X2, producing the protein MALIVTSGWAHNRLLHSQEVNQLASVRDILGRSSQVATNVGNILDSFEHRLARLETTILPLYQQTGNLQRRQLNTEKTLQELDHVIGYYNVAGQVESLVKERPSSIGVPQYLQAMDRLAETCKYFEQNKPESVEIENVTSLFEIGTDALGKEFRDELKKYQKPVPPVTTLELLEEEEINEETLSGVELVPPGVREDLRAIAAWLDKHNNTDRLTVYAKLRSDALKQSLRALRDYQRSSSMERGQGTGSLNSPGPLRGRLTKVDSTSKSRTLKISNKANRILQKAITGHVSSRRQGSPGHPSYPLHGTLTSPHELFPEVWVPTEGLEDTEVELYLNQVSALHCLAFAEYLLAQQLVPEDRVTRTFEMILKDPMDQLVTEGEGLATQARRSVSRGDYQAMLSVLAMLRHVTNIQPEYDRLLTNCQTSIRAKFAAIIHMLQETCVKALEGFVDSVKSDGERGLPKDGTVHQITSNALIFTEQLLDYTPTLAPILQRDMLLTNALSNLPRNADASLQAKALLGAYVKRVLANLCLAFVSRSETYSDATLRAIFRLNNYNYILKTLLNSELLNLVALVEPQCDKMYNDQIMEQKRLYSQSWSRVLHYLNPEDMPPSVIQAGKLRDKDRQLIKEAFAGFNKEMEEMSRVQRSYSIPDRELRESLKRDNMEYILPKYQAFYDRYVNVAFTKNTEKYIKYSPADVSNMVDKFFDVAA; encoded by the exons GAAGTCAATCAATTAGCATCTGTGCGAGATATACTGGGACGCTCCAGTCAGGTGGCCACCAATGTGGGAAACATCTTGGACTCTTTTGAGCACCGTCTGGCTCGGCTTGAAACAACCATCTTGCCTCTCTACCAACAGACTGGCAACCTCCAGCGTCGACAACTCA ACACAGAGAAGACATTGCAAGAATTAGACCATGTGATTGGTTACTACAATGTGGCGGGCCAAGTGGAGAGTCTGGTGAAGGAGAGACCCAGCAGTATTGGGGTGCCTCAGTATCTCCAGGCCATGGACCGCCTAGCTGAAACCTGCAAATACTTTGAACAGAATAAACCCGAGAGTGTAGAAATTGAAAATGTG ACCTCACTATTTGAAATTGGGACTGATGCTCTGGGCAAAGAGTTCCGGGATGAACTCAAGAAGTACCAGAAACCAGTGCCACCAGTGACCACCCTggagctgctggaggaggaag aaataaatgaagaaacttTGAGTGGTGTTGAACTTGTTCCTCCTGGAGTGCGAGAAGACTTGAGGGCCATTGCAGCCTGGCTGgacaaacacaataacacagACAGGCTTACCGTCTATGCAAAACTACGTTCAGATGCTCTTAAACAGAGTCTAAGG GCCCTGCGAGACTACcagcgcagcagcagcatggAGCGAGGGCAGGGGACGGGGTCACTGAATTCGCCTGGACCTCTTCGTGGGAGACTGACTAAAGTAGACAGTACCAGCAAGAGTCGAACACTAAAGATTTCAAACAA GGCAAACAGAATACTGCAAAAAGCCATCACAGGCCACGTGTCTTCCCGCAGACAAGGTTCTCCTGGACATCCTTCATACCCCCTGCATGGCACCCTCACCTCCCCGCATG AATTGTTTCCTGAAGTCTGGGTCCCAACAGAAGGCTTGGAGGACACAGAGGTTGAACTTTACCTCAACCAG GTCTCTGCACTGCACTGTCTAGCATTTGCTGAGTACCTTCTTGCTCAGCAGCTTGTTCCCGAAGACAGAGTTACTCGCACATTTGAAATGATCCTCAAGGACCCAATGGACCAGCTGGTCACAGAGGGAGAG GGTTTAGCAACTCAAGCTCGAAGGAGTGTGAGCCGAGGAGACTACCAGGCAATGCTGTCAGTGCTGGCCATGCTTCGCCACGTCACCAACATCCAGCCTGAGTATGACCGTCTGCTGACCAACTGCCAGACATCTATTCGGGCCAAGTTTGCTGCAATTATCCACATGCTGCAAGAAACT TGTGTCAAGGCACTGGAGGGCTTTGTGGACAGTGTGAAGAGCGACGGTGAGCGAGGGCTGCCCAAGGACGGAACAGTGCACCAGATCACCAGCAATGCTCTTATATTCACCGAGCAGCTGCTGGACTATACACCAACACTTGCACCAATCCTCCAGAGGGACATGCTTCTCACAAATGCACTTTCCAATCTACCCAGGAATGCAGATGCCTCTCTCCAGGCTAAGGCTTTACTTGGGGCTTATGTCA AGAGAGTGTTGGCAAACCTTTGTCTGGCCTTTGTTAGCAGAAGTGAAACCTACAGTGATGCTACCTTGAGGGCAATATTCCGTCTCAATAACTACAACTACATTCTGAAGACGCTGCTTAATTCTGAACTGCTCAATTTAGTGGCTCTTGTTGAACCTCAGTGTGACAAAATGTACAATGATCAGATTATGGAGCAGAAAAGATTATATTCACAAag CTGGAGTCGTGTTCTCCATTACTTGAACCCTGAAGACATGCCGCCTTCCGTCATTCAGGCTGGAAAGCTGCGGGACAAAGACAGACAGCTTATTAAGGAAGCATTTGCT GGCTTCaacaaggagatggaggaaatgtCTCGAGTGCAGCGGAGTTATTCCATCCCTGACCGTGAGCTGCGGGAGAGCCTCAAGAGGGACAACATGGAGTACATTCTGCCTAAGTACCAGGCCTTCTATGATAG GTACGTCAATGTTGCCTTCACAAAGAACACAGAGAAGTACATCAAGTATTCCCCTGCAGATGTCTCCAATATGGTGGACAAGTTCTTCGATGTGGCAGCGTAA